Proteins encoded within one genomic window of Ailuropoda melanoleuca isolate Jingjing chromosome 16, ASM200744v2, whole genome shotgun sequence:
- the LOC109488624 gene encoding olfactory receptor 4A47, with protein sequence MDPRNNVTYFVLLGLTQDPKEQKVLFVMFLLFYILTVVGNLLIVVTVTVSKTLGSPMYLFLANLSFMDVTYSSCICPRLISHLLLGENTISFQSCMTQLFTEHFFGGSEVFLLLVMAYDRYVAICKPLHYLVIMRHWVCVVLLVVSWVGGFLHSVIQVSTIYGLPFCGPNVIDHFSCDMYPLLQLVCTDTYIIGLLVLANGGVICSIVFVLLLISYGVILHCLKNLSPEGRRKALQTCGSHITVVVFFFVPCIFMYVRPAKTFPIDKSLSVFFTVVTTMLNPLIYTLRNSEMSNAMKMLWGRNVT encoded by the coding sequence ATGGACCCAAGAAACAATGTAACTTACTTTGTCCTCTTGGGCCTCACCCAGGATCCAAAGGAACAGAAGGTCCTTTTTGTTATGTTCTTGCTCTTCTATATTTTGACTGTGGTGGGAAACCTGCTCATTGTGGTGACTGTAACTGTCAGTAAGACCCTGGGCTCACCAATGTACTTGTTTCTTGCTAACTTATCTTTTATGGATGTCACTTATTCCTCTTGCATTTGCCCCAGATTGATTTCACACTTGTTGTTGGGGGAAAATACCATATCCTTCCAATCTTGTATGACTCAGTTATTCACAGAGCACTTTTTTGGTGGATCAGAGGTCTTTCTTCTGCtggtgatggcctatgaccgctatgtggccatctgcaagccctTGCATTATTTGGTGATCATGAGGCACTGGGTGTGTGTTGTGCTGCTGGTAGTGTCCTGGGTCGGAGGGTTTCTGCATTCAGTAATTCAAGTTAGCACTATTTATGGGCTCCCATTCTGTGGCCCCAATGTCATTGATCATTTTTCCTGTGACATGTACCCATTATTGCAATTGGTCTGTACTGACACATACATCATTGGCCTGTTAGTGTTGGCCAATGGAGGAGTGATCTGTAGTATTGTGTTTGTGCTCTTGCTAATTTCTTATGGTGTCATCTTGCACTGTCTAAAGAACCTTAGTCCAGAAGGGAGGCGGAAAGCCCTCCAGACCTGTGGTTCCCACATCACTGTGGTTGTCTTCTTCTTTGTTCCATGTATTTTCATGTATGTGAGACCTGCTAAGACCTTCCCCATTGACAAATCATTGAGTGTGTTTTTTACAGTCGTAACCACAATGCTGAACCCACTGATCTACACTCTGAGAAATTCTGAGATGTCAAATGCTATGAAGATGCTCTGGGGAAGAAATGTCACATGA
- the LOC100484407 gene encoding olfactory receptor 4A47-like → MESQNNVTYFVLLGLTQDPKEQKVLFVMFLLFYILTVVGNLLIVVTVTVSKTLGSPMYLFLANLSFMDVIYSSSISPRLISDLLFGKNTISFQSCMTQLFTEHLFGGTEIFLLLAMAYDRYVAICKPLHYLVIMRQWVYVMLLVVSWVGGFLHSVIQVSTIYRLPFCGPNVIDHFFCDMYPLLKLICTDTYVIGLLVLANGGMICTIVFVFLLISYGFILHSLKNLSPEGRRKALQTCGSHITVVVFFFVPCIFMYARPAKTFPIDKSLSVFYTVITPMLNPLIYTLRNSEMTNAMKKLWGRNVISLSR, encoded by the coding sequence ATGGAATCACAAAACAATGTGACTTACTTTGTCCTCTTGGGCCTCACCCAGGATCCAAAGGAACAGAAGGTCCTTTTTGTTATGTTCTTACTATTCTATATTTTGACTGTGGTGGGCAACTTGCTCATTGTGGTGACTGTAACTGTCAGTAAGACCTTGGGCTCGCCCATGTACTTGTTTCTTGCTAACTTATCATTTATGGATGTCATTTATTCATCTTCCATTTCCCCCAGATTGATTTCAGACTTGTTGTTTGGGAAAAATACCATATCCTTCCAATCTTGTATGACCCAACTGTTTACAGAGCACCTTTTTGGTGGAacagaaatatttcttctgctggcgatggcctatgaccgctatgtggccatttgCAAGCCCTTGCATTATTTGGTGATCATGAGGCAGTGGGTGTATGTTATGCTGCTGGTAGTGTCCTGGGTTGGAGGTTTTCTGCATTCAGTAATTCAAGTTAGCACTATTTATAGACTCCCATTCTGTGGCCCCAATGTCATTGATCATTTTTTCTGTGACATGTACCCCTTACTGAAACTCATCTGTACTGACACGTATGTCATTGGCCTGTTAGTGTTGGCCAATGGGGGAATGATCTGCACTATTGTGTTTGTGTTCTTGCTCATCTCTTATGGTTTTATCTTGCACTCTCTAAAGAACCTTAGTCCAGAAGGGAGGCGGAAAGCACTCCAGACCTGTGGTTCCCACATCACTGTGGTGGTCTTCTTCTTTGTTCCATGTATTTTCATGTATGCAAGACCTGCTAAGACCTTCCCTATTGACAAATCATTGAGTGTCTTTTATACAGTCATAACCCCCATGCTGAACCCACTGATCTACACCCTGAGAAATTCTGAAATGACAAATGCTATGAAGAAGCTCTGGGGAAGAAATGTCATATCTCTTAGTAGATAA